A genomic stretch from Juglans microcarpa x Juglans regia isolate MS1-56 chromosome 3S, Jm3101_v1.0, whole genome shotgun sequence includes:
- the LOC121257357 gene encoding uncharacterized protein LOC121257357, with the protein MASRTALRFVLLAEPWQPVCLNQTFVRASLRTGGSFSFTPRLSGKSRDPKARGFHAAKRTQLDCSHNETPSSSQDDQGPPQEAVLKAISEVSKTEGRVGQTTNVVIGGTVADDSTNEWLALDQKVNSYPTVRGFTAIGTGGDDFVQAMVVAVESVIQQPIPEGHVRQKVSSRGKYVSVNIGPIQVISSEQVQAVYNAMRRDERMKYFL; encoded by the exons ATGGCGAGCAGGACTGCGTTACGTTTCGTCTTATTGGCAGAGCCCTGGCAACCCGTTTGTCTCAATCAGACCTTCGTTCGGGCTTCATTGAGGACCGGCGGGTCTTTCTCTTTTACGCCCAGGCTGAGCGGCAAATCCCGGGACCCCAAGGCCCGAGGTTTTCACGCGGCCAAACGAACTCAACTCGATTGCTCCCACAACGAAACCCCGTCTTCCTCTCAGGACGACCAGGGCCCGCCTCAAGAAGCTGTACTCAAAGCTATTTCGG AGGTCTCTAAGACGGAAGGGAGAGTTGGACAAACCACAAATGTGGTGATTGGTGGCACCGTAGCAGACGATTCAACCAATGAATGGCTCGCTTTGGATCAGAAG GTGAACTCATACCCAACAGTAAGAGGGTTCACGGCGATTGGAACTGGTGGTGATGATTTTGTGCAAGCCATGGTTGTCGCTGTTGAATCTGTTATTCAACAACCAATCCCCGAG GGTCATGTCAGGCAGAAAGTGTCATCGAGAGGCAAATATGTATCTGTGAACATTGGACCCATTCAAGTCATTTCTAGTGAGCAg GTCCAAGCCGTATACAATGCCATGAGGAGAGATGAACGTATGAAGTACTTTTTGTAG
- the LOC121257358 gene encoding probable methyltransferase At1g27930: protein MKNGRSLSENTLFIGVALAGLIVGAVVVYSFIGSGKNYLLCSQTDGSGIRAVSGYSPTEIQLRAILHYATSRIVPQQSLGEVTVSFDVLKSRAPCNFLVFGLGHDSLMWTSLNPRGTTIFLEEDPKWVQTVLKDAPDLRAHTVPYRTQLSQADELLSSYRSQPLCSPSKAFLRRNTRCRLALDNLPDEVYEKEWDLIMIDAPRGYFAEAPGRMAAIFSAAVMARNRKGSGPTHVFLHDVDRKVEKMYAEEFLCRKNLVKAVGRLWHFEIPPASNVSDGGSTGAPFC from the coding sequence ATGAAGAATGGCCGTTCACTTTCGGAGAACACGTTGTTCATCGGAGTGGCTTTGGCTGGTCTAATCGTCGGCGCGGTGGTCGTCTACAGCTTCATCGGATCCGGAAAGAATTACCTGCTGTGCTCACAGACCGACGGATCCGGCATCCGTGCCGTATCCGGCTACTCGCCCACGGAGATCCAGCTCCGAGCCATCCTCCACTACGCGACCTCGAGGATTGTTCCACAGCAGTCGTTGGGGGAGGTTACCGTTTCCTTTGATGTCCTCAAGTCCCGCGCGCCTTGCAACTTCCTCGTCTTCGGACTCGGTCACGACTCGCTCATGTGGACCTCGCTCAACCCACGCGGCACGACGATATTCCTCGAGGAGGACCCCAAGTGGGTCCAGACCGTTCTCAAGGACGCCCCTGACCTCCGGGCGCACACCGTCCCGTACCGCACGCAACTCTCCCAAGCCGACGAACTGCTATCCTCCTACCGCTCTCAACCGCTGTGTTCGCCTTCGAAAGCTTTCCTGCGCCGCAACACTCGGTGCCGGTTAGCGCTGGACAACTTACCGGATGAAGTGTACGAGAAGGAGTGGGACCTGATCATGATCGACGCGCCGCGAGGGTACTTCGCGGAGGCCCCGGGCCGGATGGCCGCGATCTTCTCGGCGGCTGTTATGGCGAGGAACCGGAAAGGATCCGGTCCAACGCATGTGTTCCTGCACGATGTTGATCGGAAGGTGGAGAAGATGTACGCAGAGGAGTTCCTGTGCAGGAAGAACTTGGTCAAGGCGGTAGGGAGGCTTTGGCACTTCGAAATTCCGCCTGCGTCTAACGTGAGCGATGGTGGCAGTACTGGTGCTCCATTTTGCTAG